Proteins found in one Thermoplasmata archaeon genomic segment:
- a CDS encoding SPFH/Band 7/PHB domain protein yields MDEIIIILTAVVIVAVVLVAVSGIKIVKPYEQAIYMRLGKFVRVLNQGLNVVFPLINEVVKMDLRTEVLDVPKQEVITKDNSPVDVDAVIYIKVTDPKNAFFEVTNYRFATVNLAQTTLRSIIGDMELDEILSSREKINVSLRDILDENTDKWGVKIEAVEIREVNPARKVKDSMEEQTSAERKRRAAILEADGQKRAAILEAEGKKRSRILEAEGLRQSMILEAEGKRLATILEGQGEAQKLRIMAVGAASMDSKAMSVLSMQTLQKVGEGESSKIFFPLEVTKLIEGVSEYMGTAKNVPDREVSDVDSIRKAVGDPDDILGPIPTIEEINEETSKAARVKEEIDDDIIPDEKI; encoded by the coding sequence ATGGATGAAATCATCATAATCCTGACGGCCGTCGTCATAGTGGCGGTCGTCCTGGTCGCAGTCAGCGGTATCAAGATCGTCAAGCCGTACGAGCAGGCGATCTATATGAGGCTGGGAAAGTTCGTCAGGGTCCTGAACCAGGGACTCAACGTTGTGTTCCCCCTCATCAATGAAGTCGTGAAGATGGACCTCCGTACCGAGGTGCTCGACGTTCCCAAGCAGGAGGTCATCACAAAGGACAACTCTCCTGTGGATGTCGATGCGGTCATCTACATCAAGGTAACCGATCCGAAGAATGCCTTCTTCGAGGTCACCAACTACAGGTTCGCCACCGTGAACCTCGCTCAGACCACGCTCAGATCCATCATAGGGGACATGGAGCTGGATGAGATCCTTTCCTCCAGAGAGAAGATCAACGTCAGTCTGAGGGACATCCTCGACGAGAACACCGACAAGTGGGGTGTGAAGATCGAGGCCGTAGAGATCAGGGAGGTCAACCCTGCAAGGAAGGTCAAGGACTCGATGGAGGAGCAGACCTCGGCGGAGAGGAAGAGGCGTGCCGCCATCCTGGAGGCTGACGGTCAGAAGAGGGCTGCAATCCTCGAGGCAGAGGGAAAGAAGAGGTCCCGTATCCTGGAAGCAGAAGGTCTGAGGCAGTCGATGATCCTCGAAGCGGAAGGTAAGAGACTCGCCACCATCCTGGAAGGACAGGGAGAGGCACAGAAGCTGAGGATAATGGCCGTCGGTGCCGCATCCATGGATTCCAAGGCAATGTCCGTTCTTTCCATGCAGACCCTGCAGAAGGTCGGTGAGGGAGAATCATCCAAGATATTCTTCCCGCTGGAGGTCACCAAGCTGATCGAAGGCGTGTCTGAATACATGGGAACCGCCAAGAACGTTCCCGACAGGGAAGTGTCCGACGTGGACTCCATCCGTAAGGCCGTCGGCGATCCCGATGACATCCTCGGACCGATCCCGACCATCGAGGAGATCAACGAGGAGACATCCAAGGCCGCCAGGGTAAAGGAAGAGATCGACGACGACATAATTCCGGACGAGAAGATCTGA